In Campylobacter sp. RM16187, the DNA window TTTACTGTAAGACTTGCTAAATTTAGTCCAAATACAGCCGTCACTCCCATAAAGCTTCCAAGCTCTTTACACTGAGGTAATTCTGTAGAAAATACCACTTCAAAGTCGCCTTGAAATCCTGATCTTTTAAGCTCGCTTCTATATTTTCTAGCAAGAGGGTCATTGTAGGTTTGCCATACAGAGGCTACTTTTACTTGTGAGGCGTCTATGCGTTTTGCTCCGCCCATAGAGGCTATTATTTTTTTGGACGCAGCATTAGCAAGAGAGATTTTTGCCGCCATATCGTCTATGGCATCTACTACGACATCAAATTCGCTAAAGTCAAAATTTTCTATAAATTTAGGCGTTATAAGCTCGCAAATAGGCGTGATATTAGGATAAATTTTAGCAAATTCACCTACTTTCACCACTCCTGTCGCTTCGCTGTAAATTTGGCGATTTTGGTTCGTTATGTCAAATGTGTCTTTGTCTATGATGGTGATGTGCCGGGCACCTGAGCGAGCGAGCGCATCTACGCAGATACCGCCCACTCCGCCCACTCCGCAAACTAAAATTTTAGCCTTTTGAAGTTTTGCGAATTTTTCATCGCCCAAAAGCCATCTTATGCGAGTAAATCTATCTATTATCTCGCTCATTTTATGCTCTTTTTTAAAATTTCTAGGCTTGAGTGAGCCGTCATATCAAGCATTATAGGTGTTAGGCTTGCATAGCCTTCGTTTACAACGCTTATATCGCTTGGTTCGCCTTGTTCATAATCAAGCGCAGCGACTCCTAGCCAATAATACTCTATCCCTCTTGGATTGCGGTTAAGCGTAGCGTGAGTAGCATAGCTTCGCCTGCCTACCGGCACAACTTGATAGCCTTTAAAATCTTTTTGCGTAACAGCAGGGATATTTACGTTTAAAAACTGCCTTTCAGGCAAGCAAATTCGCCTGTCAAGCACGCGAGGAACGATAAATTTAACTATTTCTCGCGCCAAAGAAAAGCCAAGCATATCGATGCTGTCGTTTTTGTAAAATTGCGAAAAGGCTATACTCTTAATCCCTTGCAAAACCCCCTCCATAGCTGCTCCGCATGTTCCGGAATAGGTTATATCCTCGCCCAAATTTGCACCGTGATTTATGCCAGATATTACCAGGTCAGGCTTTTTGTGATATAAGGCATGAAGCGCTAAGTATACGCAATCGCTTGGAGTAGCGTCGTCAAGCTTGAAAAAATTATCATCTATTTTTATAAATCTAAGCGGTTTTGTAAGTGTCAAAGAGTGTGCGCAAGCTGATTTTTCAGAGCTTGGAGCCACTATAGTTACATTTGTGTTTGGTATCTCCCTTAAAGCTCTGGCTAGTTCGTGAAGCCCTTTTGCCTCAAATCCGTCGTCATTTGTGATAAGAATCTCTCTCAAAATTTTCCTTTGAAATTTTATTGAGCTAATTATATCCTTTTTTACAAATTTGGTTTTAAGGCTTGTATCTTTTAATAATCCTAACTTTCAGCCTAAATCGGCTATAATGAAGCTAAAAAATTTGGATAAAAATGAGTAAAAAACTATTAGTTTCATGCCTTGAGCCTTCTGCAAATTTGCATTTGGGTGAGGTTTTAGAATTTTTGCCTAAATATGAAATTTTAGGGATTTTTGACGAGAAATTCGGTAAGCCTTATATGAGGAGTTCTGAATTTTCCGCAATGGGATTTATAGAGGTATTGCCACTTTATTTTAAAGCCAAACGTGCTATAAAAGAGATGGTAAAGCTAGCAAAAGAGGCCGATCATATCTTGCTAATAGATTCTCCTGCATTTAATCTTCCTCTTGCAAAAGCGATAAAAGAGGCAGGAGTTAAGGCTCCTGTTACTTATTATATATTGCCGCAGGTTTGGGCTTGGAAGCCAAAAAGAGTAGCAAAAATTGAAAAGTATTGCGATAACTTGGCTTCGATTTTGCCGTTTGATGCCAAATTTTATAATCGCTGCATTTATGTCGGACATCCATTGCTTGATGAGCTTAGAGTGCGTAAAAATACTCTTATAGACAGTAAA includes these proteins:
- the surE gene encoding 5'/3'-nucleotidase SurE, coding for MREILITNDDGFEAKGLHELARALREIPNTNVTIVAPSSEKSACAHSLTLTKPLRFIKIDDNFFKLDDATPSDCVYLALHALYHKKPDLVISGINHGANLGEDITYSGTCGAAMEGVLQGIKSIAFSQFYKNDSIDMLGFSLAREIVKFIVPRVLDRRICLPERQFLNVNIPAVTQKDFKGYQVVPVGRRSYATHATLNRNPRGIEYYWLGVAALDYEQGEPSDISVVNEGYASLTPIMLDMTAHSSLEILKKSIK
- a CDS encoding tRNA threonylcarbamoyladenosine dehydratase, with protein sequence MSEIIDRFTRIRWLLGDEKFAKLQKAKILVCGVGGVGGICVDALARSGARHITIIDKDTFDITNQNRQIYSEATGVVKVGEFAKIYPNITPICELITPKFIENFDFSEFDVVVDAIDDMAAKISLANAASKKIIASMGGAKRIDASQVKVASVWQTYNDPLARKYRSELKRSGFQGDFEVVFSTELPQCKELGSFMGVTAVFGLNLASLTVKKILA